One genomic region from Chiloscyllium plagiosum isolate BGI_BamShark_2017 chromosome 21, ASM401019v2, whole genome shotgun sequence encodes:
- the galr2b gene encoding galanin receptor 2b produces the protein MTDDDSMMSGHWNASDNYQLNPASIIVPIVFSFIFLLGTVGNSLVLAVLFRNGQMGHNTTNLFILNLSVADFFFIIFCVPFQATIYTLEGWVFGSFMCKAVHFFIYLAMYASSFTLAAVSVDRYLAIRYPLRSRELRTPCNAVTVMAVIWGLSIVFAGPYLSYYDLIPYEWFYICMPAWEEPKRKIMDTTTFIFGYIVPVAVISLSYARTIKYLWTAVDPIEDISESRKSKRKVTKMIIIVTVLFCLCWLPHHVLILCFHYGHFPFNQATYALRLLSHCMAYTNSCLNPIVYALVSKHFRKGFKKVFSCLLSKKAMNKVHVVHIVNMVTGSTEVTHLNEEEGRQRGCELTTRQASKQPASAMMITVPYQETS, from the exons ATGACGGATGATGATAGTATGATGTCTGGACACTGGAATGCTTCAGATAACTACCAGCTGAACCCAGCTAGCATCATCGTGCCCATTGTGTTCTCCTTCATCTTCCTACTCGGGACAGTAGGCAACAGCCTGGTGCTCGCTGTGTTGTTCAGAAATGGCCAAATGGGACATAACACAACCAACTTATTCATCCTCAACCTGAGCGTGGCCGATTTTTTCTTCATCATATTTTGCGTGCCGTTTCAAGCCACGATCTACACCCTGGAAGGTTGGGTTTTCGGGTCATTCATGTGCAAGGCCGTCCATTTCTTCATTTACCTGGCGATGTATGCTAGCAGCTTCACATTGGCCGCTGTTTCAGTCGACAg GTACCTGGCAATTCGATATCCTCTCCGATCTAGGGAGCTCCGCACTCCCTGCAATGCTGTTACTGTCATGGCGGTCATCTGGGGACTTTCCATTGTCTTTGCTGGGCCCTACCTGAGCTACTATGACCTTATCCCCTACGAGTGGTTCTATATCTGCATGCCTGCATGGGAGGAGCCCAAGAGAAAAATCATGGACACCACCACTTTCATATTTGGATATATAGTCCCAGTGGCGGTTATAAGCCTGAGTTATGCCAGGACAATCAAGTATCTCTGGACGGCGGTGGACCCAATAGAAGACATATCTGAATCCAGAAAATCCAAGAGAAAGGTGACCAAGATGATTATCATCGTGACTGTGTTGTTCTGCCTCTGCTGGCTCCCTCACCACGTGCTCATCCTGTGCTTCCACTACGGCCACTTCCCCTTCAATCAGGCCACCTATGCCCTCAGACTCCTGTCCCACTGCATGGCCTACACCAACTCCTGTCTCAACCCCATCGTTTACGCCCTGGTCTCCAAACACTTCCGCAAAGGCTTCAAGAAGGTCTTCAGCTGCCTGCTGAGCAAGAAGGCAATGAACAAGGTCCACGTGGTCCACATCGTAAACATGGTGACTGGCTCCACAGAAGTCACCCACCTGAATGAGGAAGAGGGGAGGCAGCGGGGCTGTGAGCTTACCACCAGGCAGGCCTCGAAACAGCCAGCTTCAGCAATGATGATCACAGTGCCATACCAGGAGACATCCTGA